The Tistrella mobilis genome window below encodes:
- a CDS encoding NAD(P)/FAD-dependent oxidoreductase: MCADVTTAPVPALAPEPHVRSRYAADNLGRMRRRPPLDGDLRVDLCVIGGGLAGLSTAIEAAERGLSVAVVEARRIGWGASGRNGGQLLNGFAAGADRLIGKVGEEKARTMWRMSVEALDLVRDRIARHGIDCDFTEGVLMAALKPRHMRGLEAELARERAWGYDRSGLIPAARIREYVGSPRYIGGMLDRGAGHLDPLAYALGLARVAEEAGVRIFEETSATALHRGRPPRVETPHGTVTADAVVAAANHENGRLIPEIRWKVMPVGTYVLATEPLDPALAERLLPGRVAVSDCKFALNYFRLAGDRRMLFGGRVSYSTLEPLNLDTAMRRTMIGIFPDLADVPTAEVWGGFVDITHDRTPHFTAVTPDILVLQGFSGHGLAATALAGRLAAEAVTGDRSRFDLFHGLRHIDFPGGWARTPLLVATMAWFRLRDML; encoded by the coding sequence ATGTGCGCCGACGTCACCACCGCCCCTGTCCCGGCGCTTGCGCCCGAACCGCATGTCCGGTCGCGCTATGCCGCAGACAATCTGGGGCGGATGCGCCGACGGCCGCCGCTCGACGGGGATCTCAGGGTCGATCTCTGTGTCATCGGTGGCGGACTGGCGGGGCTGTCGACGGCGATCGAGGCGGCGGAGCGCGGGCTCAGCGTGGCGGTCGTCGAGGCGCGGCGGATCGGCTGGGGAGCCTCGGGCCGCAATGGCGGCCAGCTGCTGAACGGTTTTGCGGCCGGCGCCGACCGGCTGATCGGCAAGGTGGGGGAGGAAAAGGCCCGCACCATGTGGCGGATGAGCGTCGAGGCGCTGGATCTGGTCCGCGACCGTATCGCCCGTCACGGGATCGATTGCGACTTCACCGAAGGCGTGCTGATGGCCGCGTTGAAGCCCCGTCATATGCGGGGTCTGGAAGCGGAGCTGGCGCGCGAGCGCGCCTGGGGCTATGACCGGTCCGGGCTGATCCCCGCCGCCCGTATCCGCGAGTATGTCGGCAGCCCGCGCTATATCGGCGGCATGCTGGACCGGGGCGCCGGCCATCTGGATCCGCTGGCTTATGCGCTGGGCCTTGCCCGTGTGGCCGAAGAGGCGGGTGTGCGGATCTTCGAGGAAACCTCCGCCACGGCCCTTCATCGGGGCAGGCCGCCCCGGGTCGAGACGCCGCATGGCACCGTCACCGCCGATGCGGTGGTCGCCGCCGCCAATCACGAGAACGGGCGGCTGATCCCCGAAATACGCTGGAAGGTGATGCCGGTCGGCACCTATGTGCTGGCCACCGAACCGCTGGATCCGGCGCTTGCCGAGCGGCTGCTGCCCGGCAGGGTGGCGGTGTCCGACTGCAAGTTCGCGCTCAACTATTTCCGCCTGGCCGGCGACCGTCGCATGCTGTTCGGCGGCCGGGTCAGCTATTCGACGCTGGAGCCGCTGAACCTCGACACGGCAATGCGCCGGACCATGATCGGCATCTTCCCCGATCTGGCCGATGTGCCGACCGCCGAGGTCTGGGGCGGGTTCGTCGACATCACCCATGACCGCACGCCGCATTTTACCGCGGTAACCCCCGACATCCTGGTGCTGCAGGGGTTCTCAGGCCATGGCCTGGCCGCCACGGCGCTGGCCGGGCGGCTGGCCGCCGAGGCCGTGACCGGTGACCGCAGCCGTTTCGATCTGTTCCACGGCCTGCGCCATATCGATTTTCCCGGCGGCTGGGCGCGCACACCGCTGCTGGTTGCGACCATGGCCTGGTTCCGGCTTCGGGACATGCTGTAG
- a CDS encoding DMT family transporter has product MKGPVPMPPRNTMMTDTARRGATSAAPSGAAFTLGIAWGLLGVLVWSGSFILTRFGVQTTLGPFDIIALRFIVAGLLLAPVILRRGLAWRRLGPPGLALLVVGGGAPYALLSAAGLQYAPAGQAAALIPGLMTAAVALIGIRALGEPLTPRRMAGVVAVLAGSITIAAVSAGPGQTPGHAIFLCAALVWTGYVMVLRRSGIDGLHATAIAAVMSALCYLPVYALFLPSALATAPFADMAIQAIYQGVGATVLGLYAFNQAVRRLGAGGGAALSALIPVVTMGLAAPLLGEVPGPIDLVAALLITAGVLLLTVMRGHGRR; this is encoded by the coding sequence ATGAAAGGGCCTGTGCCGATGCCTCCGCGCAACACCATGATGACCGATACCGCCCGCCGGGGCGCAACCTCCGCCGCGCCGTCGGGCGCGGCCTTCACGCTCGGCATCGCCTGGGGGCTGCTGGGGGTGCTGGTGTGGTCCGGGTCCTTCATCCTGACCCGCTTCGGCGTGCAGACCACTCTCGGTCCTTTCGACATCATTGCGCTCCGCTTCATCGTCGCCGGTCTGTTGCTGGCCCCGGTGATCCTGCGCCGCGGGCTTGCCTGGCGGCGGCTGGGGCCGCCGGGCCTTGCGCTGCTGGTCGTGGGGGGTGGGGCGCCCTATGCCCTGCTGTCGGCCGCCGGTCTGCAATACGCCCCCGCAGGACAGGCCGCGGCGCTGATCCCTGGATTGATGACCGCTGCGGTGGCCTTGATCGGTATCCGGGCATTGGGGGAACCGCTTACCCCGCGACGCATGGCGGGCGTCGTGGCGGTTCTGGCGGGCAGCATCACCATTGCCGCGGTTTCCGCCGGGCCCGGCCAGACCCCGGGGCATGCGATTTTCCTGTGTGCGGCGCTGGTCTGGACCGGATATGTGATGGTGCTGCGTCGCTCGGGCATTGACGGCCTGCATGCCACGGCGATTGCCGCGGTGATGTCCGCCCTCTGCTATCTGCCTGTCTATGCGCTGTTCCTGCCATCGGCACTGGCGACGGCTCCGTTTGCCGACATGGCGATTCAGGCGATCTATCAGGGCGTGGGGGCCACCGTTCTCGGCCTCTATGCATTCAATCAGGCGGTCCGGCGGCTTGGGGCTGGCGGAGGCGCGGCGCTGAGCGCGTTGATCCCGGTGGTGACCATGGGGCTTGCAGCCCCCCTGCTGGGCGAAGTGCCCGGGCCGATCGATCTGGTGGCGGCACTTCTCATCACGGCCGGCGTGCTGTTGCTGACCGTCATGCGCGGGCATGGGCGGCGCTGA
- a CDS encoding LysR family transcriptional regulator: MIRAAPKITLGQLRLLLAAVETGSVGAAARRFGLTQSGASQALSALEKTLDVELLVRTRGGVTATALAETLLADAADAVAAVDRIAARARAAAGRQERPLRIAAIPSIAERTLSAWCRRLRQLAPTLVTGAFEGGHGEVGAWVARGLADIAVTSVVPEGLPSVALRPEALLVVGRRDDPDLQAASVPVALLAGRALVLAGGCEPVVEPLLGGGAVPRPGDITTAGLTTALEMVRQGQGVTLFAATSFPRDDVDGLTVRPLDPPVTRRLHLVFRAETVESGVVDLLLRVLEEEGWTAEGHKPG, translated from the coding sequence ATGATCCGCGCGGCTCCCAAAATCACCCTCGGTCAGCTCAGACTGTTGCTCGCGGCGGTCGAGACCGGCAGCGTCGGCGCAGCCGCCCGGCGCTTCGGCCTCACGCAGTCGGGCGCATCACAGGCGCTTTCGGCGCTGGAAAAGACACTGGATGTCGAGCTGCTGGTGCGCACCCGCGGTGGTGTGACCGCGACTGCCCTTGCCGAAACCCTGCTCGCCGACGCGGCCGATGCGGTTGCAGCGGTCGACCGCATCGCCGCCCGGGCCAGGGCGGCTGCGGGGCGCCAGGAGCGGCCGTTGCGGATCGCCGCGATCCCCAGCATCGCAGAACGAACCCTGTCCGCCTGGTGCCGGCGATTGCGCCAGCTTGCCCCCACCCTGGTCACGGGGGCGTTCGAAGGCGGCCATGGCGAGGTGGGCGCGTGGGTCGCCCGCGGCCTTGCCGATATCGCCGTCACCTCGGTGGTGCCAGAGGGACTGCCATCGGTCGCGCTCCGGCCCGAGGCGCTCCTGGTGGTGGGGCGTCGGGACGACCCGGATCTTCAGGCGGCCTCGGTGCCGGTCGCCCTGCTGGCCGGTCGGGCGCTTGTGCTTGCCGGCGGCTGCGAGCCGGTTGTGGAACCGCTGCTCGGTGGTGGCGCCGTGCCGCGGCCGGGCGACATCACCACGGCCGGGCTGACCACGGCGCTGGAGATGGTTCGCCAGGGCCAGGGGGTGACTCTCTTTGCCGCGACGTCCTTTCCGCGCGATGACGTGGACGGATTGACCGTCAGGCCGCTGGACCCTCCCGTGACCCGCCGATTGCATCTGGTGTTCCGTGCGGAGACCGTCGAGAGCGGCGTCGTGGACCTGCTGCTCCGGGTGCTGGAGGAGGAAGGGTGGACGGCTGAAGGTCATAAGCCGGGCTGA
- a CDS encoding LysR substrate-binding domain-containing protein — translation MLPPRKLPPLQALKTFEAAARHQSFRLAAAELGVTPTAVSHQIRLLEETLGQPLFERRVRQVVTTPAGDRLFPVLRDGFDAMAAAVAALRPPAPRRAVTLTALGLFTAKRLIPALGRFRERFPGHELRLHASDDVVDLGTGIADLAVRYGRGPFPGLIAETLVTDRFGVVASPRLGLHVPEDLAGVPLLRVEWRRQERVPDWRAWAMAAGRPEPVGTAVLSFTDDAHAIQAAIAGHGALIASLTLVADDLAAGLLEAPFGPELPGDGYHLLIPPAERSAPDVMAVRDWLLDVAGRKIS, via the coding sequence ATGCTGCCCCCCCGAAAACTGCCGCCGCTGCAGGCGCTGAAGACCTTCGAAGCCGCCGCCCGCCATCAGAGCTTTCGGCTGGCGGCGGCGGAGCTGGGCGTCACGCCCACGGCCGTCAGCCATCAGATCCGCCTGCTGGAAGAGACGCTGGGCCAGCCCCTGTTCGAGCGGCGGGTGCGGCAGGTGGTGACCACGCCGGCCGGCGACCGGCTGTTTCCGGTGCTGCGCGACGGCTTCGATGCCATGGCGGCAGCGGTGGCGGCGCTTCGCCCGCCGGCTCCGCGGCGTGCGGTGACCCTGACGGCGCTGGGCCTGTTCACGGCAAAGCGGCTGATCCCGGCGCTTGGTCGGTTCCGGGAACGGTTCCCCGGTCACGAGCTTCGTCTGCATGCTTCGGATGATGTCGTCGACCTCGGCACCGGCATCGCCGATCTGGCGGTACGTTACGGCCGGGGACCCTTCCCGGGGCTCATCGCCGAAACCCTGGTGACCGATCGTTTCGGCGTGGTGGCGAGCCCGCGGCTTGGCCTGCATGTGCCCGAGGATCTTGCCGGTGTGCCGCTGCTGAGGGTGGAGTGGCGGCGGCAGGAGCGGGTGCCCGACTGGCGGGCCTGGGCCATGGCGGCCGGCCGGCCGGAACCCGTGGGCACGGCCGTTCTCAGCTTCACCGATGATGCCCATGCCATCCAGGCGGCGATCGCCGGACATGGTGCACTGATCGCCAGCCTGACCCTGGTCGCCGACGATCTTGCCGCCGGCCTGCTGGAAGCGCCCTTCGGTCCGGAACTGCCGGGGGACGGCTATCATCTGCTGATCCCGCCTGCGGAACGATCGGCCCCCGATGTGATGGCGGTGCGCGACTGGCTGCTGGACGTTGCCGGCAGGAAGATCTCATGA
- a CDS encoding FMN-dependent NADH-azoreductase, protein MLRLLQIDASARPGRSGTDPHGSHTRRLTARFVERWQQHRQGDAILRRDVGLAPPAPVDADWVRAAFTRPDARTGAMQARLAESDRLTAELLAADLVIFGAPMYNFGMPAPLKAWIDNIVRVGVTFGFDRSRGDTPYWPMLPAGKRAVIMTARGDLGYGPGGVQAHNDLVVPGLAAPLRYIGLNMVEVVAIEGDEFGGDRLAAAIAAAETEADRLVDSLTAAADAAR, encoded by the coding sequence ATGCTCCGGCTGTTGCAGATCGATGCCAGCGCCCGCCCCGGCCGCTCGGGCACGGACCCCCATGGCTCCCACACCCGCCGGCTGACCGCGCGCTTCGTCGAACGATGGCAGCAGCACCGGCAGGGCGACGCGATCCTGCGCCGCGATGTCGGCCTTGCGCCCCCGGCGCCCGTCGATGCGGACTGGGTCCGGGCCGCCTTCACCCGCCCGGACGCCCGGACCGGGGCCATGCAGGCGCGGCTTGCCGAAAGTGACCGGCTGACGGCGGAACTGCTTGCCGCCGACCTCGTGATCTTCGGTGCGCCCATGTACAATTTCGGCATGCCCGCACCGCTGAAGGCCTGGATCGACAACATCGTGCGGGTGGGCGTGACCTTCGGCTTCGACCGCAGCCGCGGTGACACGCCCTATTGGCCGATGCTGCCGGCGGGCAAGCGGGCGGTGATCATGACCGCGCGCGGCGATCTGGGGTACGGGCCGGGGGGCGTTCAGGCCCATAACGATCTGGTTGTGCCGGGGCTCGCGGCGCCCTTGCGCTATATCGGCCTGAACATGGTCGAGGTCGTGGCGATCGAGGGTGATGAATTCGGCGGCGACCGGCTCGCCGCCGCCATCGCCGCGGCTGAAACTGAGGCGGACCGGCTGGTCGACAGTCTCACCGCCGCCGCCGACGCAGCCAGGTGA
- a CDS encoding PepSY-associated TM helix domain-containing protein translates to MSRSVRPSWRRIWLRLHLWLGLTIGLVAALLGLTGAALVLKEPWLRLELGAMADPADPAAMPLAPDLQVKAAEAIATAPRRLVSVAAPGSGPMPVAAVLALLTEPADNGGPRFVVGTIDPATGAVLGIRPFDDLAFARLLDLHRALLGGRTGAGLVAAVGMVLCLSLVSGAYLWWPGRVGDRPRPGFWRRRLLPSFRGPWHRQARVMHATAGIWLLLPLAVLAVTGTLLARPDLIGGGRRAPLPVAALPVPGGSCEAVPDAAAAVRLGLQAADSGRFLGVMMAGPGWVVTTTAGTVMVDAGCGSVRGMPGGPDLHAVMNGVHGRLMLGWPGQVVVFLAGLALPGFYVTGLVTWLRRRRR, encoded by the coding sequence ATGTCCCGATCCGTCCGGCCGTCCTGGCGCAGGATCTGGTTGCGGCTGCATCTCTGGCTGGGGCTGACCATCGGGCTGGTGGCTGCCCTGCTCGGTCTGACCGGTGCCGCTCTGGTGCTGAAGGAACCCTGGCTGCGCCTTGAACTGGGGGCAATGGCCGACCCTGCCGATCCTGCGGCGATGCCGCTTGCGCCCGATCTTCAGGTGAAAGCGGCTGAAGCGATCGCGACCGCACCCCGCCGTCTGGTGTCGGTGGCCGCCCCCGGCAGCGGACCGATGCCGGTCGCAGCCGTGCTCGCCCTGCTGACCGAACCGGCCGATAACGGCGGTCCGCGCTTTGTCGTGGGCACCATCGATCCGGCGACCGGGGCCGTGCTCGGCATCCGCCCGTTCGACGATCTGGCTTTTGCACGGCTGCTGGATCTGCACCGGGCCCTGCTCGGTGGCAGAACGGGCGCGGGGCTGGTGGCTGCTGTCGGGATGGTGCTGTGCCTGTCGCTTGTAAGCGGGGCGTATCTCTGGTGGCCGGGGCGGGTCGGGGACCGACCGCGCCCGGGTTTCTGGCGCCGCCGTCTGCTGCCGTCATTCAGGGGGCCCTGGCACCGGCAGGCCAGGGTGATGCATGCGACAGCAGGCATCTGGCTGCTGCTGCCGCTGGCCGTGCTGGCCGTGACCGGCACGCTGCTCGCAAGGCCCGACCTGATCGGCGGGGGGCGTCGTGCACCGCTGCCGGTGGCGGCATTGCCGGTCCCTGGCGGGAGCTGCGAAGCCGTACCGGATGCCGCCGCCGCGGTACGCCTGGGCCTTCAGGCAGCAGACAGCGGCCGCTTCCTTGGGGTCATGATGGCCGGTCCGGGCTGGGTCGTCACCACCACCGCCGGGACGGTGATGGTCGATGCAGGCTGCGGTTCCGTGCGCGGCATGCCCGGCGGGCCGGATCTGCATGCTGTGATGAACGGGGTGCACGGCCGGCTGATGCTGGGATGGCCCGGACAGGTGGTGGTGTTTCTGGCCGGGCTTGCCTTGCCGGGATTTTATGTCACCGGCCTCGTCACCTGGCTGCGTCGGCGGCGGCGGTGA
- a CDS encoding RhtX/FptX family siderophore transporter, translating to MIRRTGRPVAFLMITALYVTQGIPLGLAMEALPGLLRQQGAALDRLAFLPLVGLPWVLKFLWAPLIDDHWSPRIGRRRSWVLPMQSLVLATLLAVVATGVSESVSGWLVAGFALASLASATQDTATDGLAAEHFQGRDLARANGIQVAGTMIGFFFGGSGTLVMAGLIGLTGALLVVAGVVAAGLVLALFWREGLALQRGDAPRSRASLKAFATRPGALPLLAVALLSAVTASAGFGLWKLFLIDAGWTIAAVGRLGIAAGAVTILLGCGGGAWMVTRFGAWRALFAGLGASGGAALAWSAQAVGVLPLASTPSLLSLPFLAAALGAFGAGAASVAAMALAMRFAASAGQAGTDMTSVQSTRDLGEIGTSSAVTLLAASAGYGGAFLAVAAAAGLAVAAVYQARRSAALRLAEAGLREAP from the coding sequence ATGATCAGAAGAACCGGCCGTCCCGTCGCCTTCCTGATGATCACCGCCCTCTACGTGACCCAGGGGATTCCGCTGGGGCTGGCGATGGAGGCGCTGCCGGGGCTGCTGCGCCAGCAGGGGGCCGCCCTCGACCGGCTTGCCTTCCTGCCGCTGGTCGGGCTGCCCTGGGTGCTCAAATTCCTCTGGGCCCCTCTGATCGACGACCATTGGTCGCCGCGTATCGGCCGTCGGCGGAGTTGGGTGCTGCCGATGCAGTCGCTGGTGCTGGCAACCCTGCTGGCCGTGGTGGCGACCGGGGTGTCCGAGAGCGTCTCGGGCTGGCTGGTGGCGGGTTTCGCGCTTGCCTCGCTTGCCAGCGCCACCCAGGACACCGCCACCGACGGGCTTGCGGCCGAACACTTCCAGGGTCGTGATCTGGCCCGAGCCAACGGCATTCAGGTGGCCGGGACCATGATCGGCTTCTTCTTCGGCGGCTCCGGCACGCTGGTGATGGCGGGCCTGATCGGTCTGACCGGGGCGCTGCTGGTGGTGGCCGGGGTGGTTGCGGCCGGGCTGGTGCTGGCCCTGTTCTGGCGGGAGGGGCTGGCCCTGCAGCGTGGCGACGCGCCGCGCAGCCGGGCCAGCCTCAAAGCCTTCGCCACCCGGCCCGGCGCACTGCCCCTGCTGGCGGTGGCCTTGCTTTCCGCCGTCACCGCCAGCGCCGGCTTTGGTCTGTGGAAGCTGTTCCTGATCGATGCCGGCTGGACGATCGCGGCGGTCGGCCGGCTCGGCATCGCGGCCGGTGCCGTCACCATTCTGCTGGGCTGTGGTGGCGGCGCGTGGATGGTGACACGTTTCGGCGCCTGGCGGGCGCTGTTTGCCGGGCTTGGTGCTTCGGGGGGCGCGGCACTCGCCTGGTCCGCACAGGCGGTCGGGGTTCTGCCTCTCGCCTCCACCCCGTCGCTTCTGTCGCTGCCCTTTCTTGCCGCGGCGCTCGGTGCCTTCGGCGCCGGGGCAGCCTCGGTGGCGGCGATGGCGCTGGCCATGCGCTTCGCCGCATCTGCCGGTCAGGCCGGCACCGACATGACATCGGTGCAGAGCACCCGGGATCTGGGTGAAATCGGTACGTCCTCGGCGGTGACCCTTCTGGCCGCGTCCGCCGGCTATGGCGGTGCCTTCCTGGCGGTGGCCGCGGCAGCCGGTCTCGCCGTTGCTGCCGTTTACCAGGCCCGACGATCGGCAGCCCTCCGTCTGGCCGAGGCCGGGCTGCGGGAGGCGCCGTGA
- a CDS encoding TonB-dependent siderophore receptor produces the protein MPLSRPGSARLSSTLLIAAGLLSNACPVLAADLQEAETLPALQVEETRPAAWKPAGGVVARTATIGTKTDAPLSETPQSVSVVTREQMEMQQAQSLGEALRYTPGIVTGLANSDNRYDQLTIRGFNATTLGLYRDGLRQMSNQMTTRIEPFGLERIEVLRGPASVLYGQAAPGGLVNAVTKRPTADPLHMVDISGGTHDRMQAAVDLGGRLVDDGRALFRLTALARDADTQIDHNRDDRIYVAPALTLSLGEDTSLTLLASRQQDEAGTPGPLPASGTVLPNTHGRIPMNRYSGDPSLNEFDRTQTAFGWAFEHRFDDRWQLRQNTRYDRLDFDQANVYAYTPLATDGTMVNRGAYRFGVDADLFNTDTQLQADWQAGPASVTSLFGLDYRYNAEDFYQFTGAATPIDLYDPVYGQAIANPSLKVSDNTTRIDQIGVYSHQQIRLPQGLVLSLGGRQDWARSRVTDHMDNEARTSRSDDAFTWRAGAAWAFETGLTPYVSWSTSFSPVSGTDVDGRAFRPSEAEQLEVGAKFQPDGFDSFFTLAWFDLTQTNVVTASATNPAARYQIGEIRSRGIEVQAVAELGRGVSLIGAYTWQDPEVTRSLGVDLHKKPTGIPDHMASLWGDYTVRSGPLAGLGLGAGVRYVGESAGDARNSFTVPDVTLVDLGVRYQLGDWRVAVNASNLFDRYYVAGCSSEANCSLGYERTVVASLRYSW, from the coding sequence ATGCCGCTCTCCCGCCCCGGCTCCGCCCGGCTGTCGTCCACGCTCCTGATCGCCGCAGGGCTGCTCTCGAACGCCTGTCCGGTTCTTGCTGCCGATCTGCAGGAGGCCGAAACCCTGCCGGCCCTTCAGGTAGAGGAGACACGTCCCGCCGCCTGGAAGCCGGCCGGCGGCGTGGTCGCCCGGACCGCGACCATTGGCACCAAGACCGATGCGCCACTGTCAGAGACGCCGCAATCGGTGTCGGTGGTGACCCGCGAGCAGATGGAAATGCAGCAGGCTCAGAGCCTGGGGGAGGCACTGCGCTACACGCCGGGCATCGTCACCGGCCTCGCCAATTCCGACAATCGCTACGACCAGCTCACCATCCGCGGCTTCAATGCCACCACGCTCGGCCTCTATCGCGACGGGCTCCGGCAGATGTCGAACCAGATGACCACCCGGATCGAGCCCTTCGGTCTGGAGCGGATCGAGGTGCTGCGCGGCCCCGCCTCGGTGCTCTATGGTCAGGCGGCACCGGGCGGGCTGGTCAATGCGGTCACCAAGCGCCCGACCGCCGATCCGCTGCACATGGTGGACATCTCGGGCGGGACCCACGACCGGATGCAGGCGGCCGTGGATCTGGGCGGGCGGCTGGTGGATGACGGCCGTGCCCTGTTCCGGCTGACGGCGCTTGCCCGCGATGCCGATACCCAGATCGACCATAACCGCGACGACCGGATCTATGTCGCCCCGGCGCTGACCCTGTCGCTGGGCGAGGATACCAGCCTCACTTTGCTCGCCAGCCGTCAGCAGGACGAGGCGGGAACGCCGGGCCCGCTGCCCGCCTCGGGCACGGTGCTGCCCAACACCCATGGCCGGATCCCGATGAACCGCTATTCCGGCGATCCGTCGCTCAACGAATTCGACCGCACCCAGACCGCCTTCGGCTGGGCTTTCGAGCATCGTTTCGACGATCGCTGGCAGCTGCGTCAGAACACCCGCTATGACCGGCTCGATTTCGATCAGGCCAATGTCTACGCCTACACTCCGCTTGCGACCGACGGCACCATGGTCAACCGGGGCGCCTATCGCTTCGGTGTCGATGCGGATCTCTTCAACACCGACACCCAGCTCCAGGCCGACTGGCAGGCGGGGCCGGCGTCTGTCACTTCGCTCTTCGGCCTCGATTACCGCTACAACGCCGAGGATTTCTACCAGTTCACGGGGGCGGCCACGCCGATCGATCTCTATGATCCGGTTTATGGTCAGGCGATCGCCAACCCGTCGCTCAAGGTTTCGGACAACACCACCCGGATCGACCAGATCGGCGTCTATAGCCACCAGCAGATCCGCCTGCCCCAGGGGCTGGTGCTGAGCCTGGGCGGCCGGCAGGACTGGGCCCGCAGCCGGGTCACCGACCATATGGACAACGAGGCCCGCACCAGCCGGTCGGATGATGCCTTCACCTGGCGGGCGGGGGCGGCCTGGGCCTTCGAGACTGGCCTGACCCCCTATGTCTCGTGGTCGACCTCGTTCTCGCCGGTCTCGGGCACGGATGTCGATGGCCGGGCGTTCCGGCCGTCGGAGGCGGAGCAGCTGGAAGTCGGGGCCAAATTCCAGCCCGACGGCTTCGACAGCTTTTTCACCCTGGCCTGGTTCGATCTGACCCAGACCAATGTCGTCACGGCGAGCGCCACCAACCCGGCTGCCCGTTACCAGATCGGCGAGATTCGTAGCCGTGGTATCGAAGTGCAGGCGGTGGCCGAGCTGGGCAGGGGGGTCAGCCTGATCGGCGCCTATACCTGGCAGGACCCGGAGGTGACCCGCAGCCTGGGCGTCGATCTGCACAAGAAGCCCACGGGCATTCCCGATCACATGGCGTCGCTCTGGGGCGACTATACGGTTCGGTCCGGCCCGCTGGCCGGGCTGGGGCTGGGGGCCGGTGTCCGCTATGTCGGCGAAAGCGCCGGCGATGCCCGCAACAGCTTCACCGTGCCAGATGTCACGCTCGTCGATCTGGGGGTGCGCTATCAGCTGGGCGACTGGCGGGTGGCGGTGAATGCCAGCAATCTCTTCGACCGCTACTACGTCGCCGGCTGCTCGTCCGAGGCCAATTGCAGCCTGGGCTATGAGCGCACGGTGGTGGCCAGCCTGCGCTACAGCTGGTGA
- a CDS encoding helix-turn-helix transcriptional regulator, whose amino-acid sequence MSVSSFSIAVADGVFRADPSALPTETVLPGLKLGLVMNGRFGLTVEGGRDLDIAGPAICLLVAERAFETRHGMTAQDGVRYVTIALDPASRDDLLGSDAERLGAGSIAPGIHQARAGRTACALALQIATCPFSGGIGRAWRAAKGLELVATVAAGFLETDGRSARLSSRDLERLREAYHILKTAPADAPTLPVLARRVGMNVRKLTDGFRRQFGTSIADFLAEERLQLAYRLISTGEMGVAEAAYRVGYSPNHLSTAFRRRFGVSPGRLR is encoded by the coding sequence ATGTCGGTCTCATCGTTCAGCATCGCGGTTGCGGATGGTGTCTTCCGCGCTGATCCGTCGGCCTTGCCGACAGAGACGGTGCTGCCCGGTCTGAAACTGGGCCTTGTCATGAACGGCCGTTTCGGCCTGACGGTCGAGGGCGGCAGGGATCTCGACATCGCCGGGCCGGCGATCTGCCTGCTGGTGGCCGAACGGGCCTTCGAGACCCGCCACGGCATGACGGCGCAGGATGGTGTGCGCTACGTGACCATCGCCCTCGATCCCGCCTCTCGCGATGATCTGCTCGGCAGCGATGCGGAACGGCTGGGCGCCGGATCCATCGCACCGGGCATTCATCAGGCCCGGGCCGGGCGGACGGCCTGCGCTTTGGCCCTGCAGATCGCGACCTGCCCGTTCTCGGGGGGTATCGGCCGGGCCTGGCGGGCGGCCAAAGGGCTGGAACTGGTCGCGACGGTTGCAGCCGGCTTTCTTGAGACCGACGGCCGGAGTGCGCGTCTGAGCAGTCGCGATCTGGAGCGGCTGCGAGAGGCATATCACATCCTGAAGACCGCGCCGGCCGATGCACCGACGCTGCCGGTTCTGGCGAGGCGGGTGGGGATGAATGTCCGTAAGCTGACGGATGGTTTCCGCCGTCAGTTCGGCACCAGCATCGCCGATTTCCTCGCCGAGGAACGGTTGCAGCTGGCCTATCGCCTGATATCGACCGGCGAGATGGGGGTCGCCGAGGCGGCCTATCGGGTGGGCTACAGCCCCAACCATCTGTCCACGGCCTTCCGGCGCCGCTTCGGCGTATCGCCAGGCCGGCTGCGCTGA